Below is a window of Plasmodium chabaudi chabaudi strain AS genome assembly, chromosome: 10 DNA.
ttataaacgaaaaaataagaaattttttttattaaaatgaaaataagcaaataatttattaagaTGAAATAcgtgtatataaaaaaattgtcatATAGGTTGTAAgcatttacatttttaatcgTGACAATGGAAATGTATTCTTTAATTTGTCTTAATTTCCAAATGAAGGTATACGAAAGTATTTATCGAAAGGTATAAAATGTAAGTAATACTTCGAGCAATTcttatcaatttttttttttgtcttgTACAAATGCCCAGTCAACGTGTATTTTCTGGTTTAGTAACATTGAGCCATCcatttctaaaaaaaataatatatataaataattataccaaaataattgtaaaaCAGTAAACCTATGAAATATGCTTAATATAAGTGTAACACAACgaaagaaataattatgaataataaattatgtcatatttattaggCATACCATCAATAGCTCTTTTTGCGTCaacaaaattttcaaattcgAGAAATGCATAGCCTTTTATAAATCCAGTTCTTCTGTCtaaatttaaatgtaaATTTCTGATTTGCCCGAATTCTTCAAAAActtcttttatataatctTCTCTTGCCTCGCCATGGATGtttgttattataattatccaTCCTTCAACAgctatattaaaaaaaaaaaaataccaatgtatgcattttttcGCTTGTCATATGAACAGTTCATGTAACAttacattatattatataaatgtgaTTATCAGAAATCAGCATATTTGTAGTTTACAGATTTCTTAACattcaaatattataacactatcattattttataaatataatagtcTTTTCTCCATACATTTAGCAGGAACTTCGTCATCATTAAGAGTGGTGTTTGTGTAATTATCTTCcatttgttaatatatatactggtgatttatttattattatttttttttttaataaatagctgtataaaaaagttagctaaaatatttacataaaaaaaatgtgcataAAAGAATGCTAAATATTATTGCATGTACATAACTTtagtatattataatggatggtatatatttaaaaggtatgttttttcatcaatttTAAATGTTGTTGAATATGGTAGAAATATTTCccaaataaagaaattataataaaaagagataacttaataaaaaaatatttaataaataaataggGTGATatgacaataataataacaataatggCAATACGAATTGgaatgcatattttaataaattaggGGATGTAGATTTTCagatatatacttttagGTATATAAATTTCCAATCCCgcttatacatttttatatacatatgcatataatatagctctctctctatatataacatgCTATATAGAAATGGCcgaaatgaaataattaataaatgggATTTACAAATTaagattttattattttttgcttttctttttttgtataattaattgtatttaaaaagatAGAGCAATCAATTTCTTTCCCTTTACCATCTCATTtggataataaaatactttgatttataaaattgtaaaagaTGAgaacattttaataattacaactccaaaattataatatattttttattttataaactgTTAAtagatttttattaaaatatgaattataaatataaaaaaatatattaaaaaaaggggAAATTTCCCACTAcaaacattttttgattatCCAAATTAAAAAGCCGATTAAACGAATAAAAAAGGCAAATTGTTGAAAATTAGTGTataacacaaaaaaatgtaattgtaaaaataagaataaaGGATATGAAACTGCATAATTGTATAGAAtagttattatatattctataACGACTGGCTACGAGGTAGCAACCAAcgatttaataaatcatggatatataagtatttaaacaaataaaataaaaatgtaccTGCTTAGTTagcaaattaaataaaccTAAGTTAAATTATGCTATCATTATAAgcctttttctttattgGGTTGTTTTGAGGAAGTTCAAGACGTCCTTTTGTATTGATTCCTGTAACGATaaagtgaaaaaatatgcacaaatatataaagtgtaaataatatgataaatgGTTATGTATCAATGATAATATCgcattgttttattattgtttttttttcacttacAATATTATTGTCCGCTTTGCTGGTGtcctttttcataataCTTTTAACAGccttaactttttttttagtttccCCGGAGTCTTGTACattcaattttttgtttttgttttttttgtttttttttttatcggtattatttatttcttcatcatttgGATGGTCAAGGAATGTGACtcgttttttatgtttttcttttttcagAGAATTATCTTTCTGATCAGCAGTCGTTGGATTGATTGTgtttgtaatatttttgttttcattttgagCTTTTAATAATCTTCTTTTTTCACGTTGCCTAAGTCCTCtactcattttttttggtttTTTTGTGATTACCTTTTTAGtagataaattattttgatttgtttgttttaaacgatttttaaatttctcttccttcattttttttatatgtagcATTCTTAGATTTTCAATGCAATAAtcaacatataatatatttttaggttttttatttgttttaattgttggaatatcttttttggaaaatatttgatttattaggtcgtacatatttttattttgtaaaagggaaataatttgtttgGCATATTCGTGTTTGTTAATATCAAGAAAGCATATGACATTTTTCTTAGCTCCATCATCCATAGTATTAACATTGTTACTGTCTTTGTTACGTATTGTTGGGCCTACTTTTCCATCTTGTACGAGATCCTTATTACTAGTGTTGTCTTTCATAagtttcatttttgtaattACTTCATTCgcttttttaaaagctgcttttctttttaaactaaatttttttataaatatcgGAGTAAAATGCTTTGCTATAAGACGgcgaaaaatattttgctCAACTGCAAGGGGATAATTTCGAACATATAATCTACATGGatttattacaaaattactatcttttaaaagttttgtttttttatctaataattttttatttcttaaaaGTACATTAGAAGGAATATTCTCATTATTAACATAATTgtcatttattaaatgtatattatttcgtaatttattttttttttttttttcttttttgtctgttggtaattttttcttgtcTTTTATTATGTCATTTGGTACTGCTCTTTTAATCATaagataattatttttaaaaaataaaatatcagTGTGTTTAAGATTTGAATcttcatttaataatatttttttgagtttttcttttttttttttatttacattattataaaattggtCGATTACATTTTCACTTTCACTTATCTGTTCATCTTCTTCATTGTATTctccaattttttttaaaaaattatcagcATCGATTTTTCTTGtcaattttacaaaaacagatatttttttataatcatttCTACAAgtctttatatatgtatagtctttactaatatttttttctatgtATTCTTTAATTTCTTCATTTGTTGTTTCTGTTGGAATGTTCGTGATAAAAATGGTTTTACCCTCTTCTGCATCCTTTTTATAGTCTCTCTTTTcgttatttttcatttttcgtttctttttattattgtctTTGTCGTCCTTTTGATTGgaatcatttaattttctctttttagACAACGATGAAACTTCTTCATCACTATTATTGTCATCTATACTGCTACTTGATTCGTCAGATTTTGTATCAACATCCTCGTCATCACTTTCTTGATCTTCATTAggataattattataatcatcAACAGAGTCATTCGATAAATCTTCAGTGTCTTTGGAAGTTTTATCGTTAAATGgttttatttctttgttgtatttttcaatatttattttgttgcCACATAAAATAGTACCCGTTAGGAGTAATGCcttttttgcatttttatgATTTGAAAAAGTAACAAAAGCATATCCTTGTTTTttatcgtttttttttggaataTGTATTTTGGGGTTTGTTTCGATATTCTTAAAAAgcttttgaatattttctgTATGACATTTTGCATTCaagttttttataataatcattttaTGTCCTGTATTTAAGAGACATAATtcatgaagaaaaaaaacattttcataGTCaccatttttgttattatttttcaaataattttgaaattcatttttattaataagcTGATAAAATGTGGAAGCCAACTTATAGTTTGCAAATTCGGCAACATATCCAAAGTAATTTTTTGATTCATCCTTTTTATTACCTTTAAAAtttgcattatttattttttttaaaataatacttttatttatgttactTGTTTTCTCTATATTTATCACCATAtcttcaaattttttatcctTTTCTGAGCTAGCTACAATTTCAATTTCTTCATCACTATGATTGtcattatttgtatttattttatttttatcttctaAAGATTTCGATTGATCATTTTCACAATTCAGTAAtacgttttttttcataaaataaatgtttttcaaataatttaaaataattatattatctatatcacaatttgtatatatttttatagagtttgaatattttattttttttcgattatACAGAATGGAAGTTAAAACTTTTTCATTATGCCTTTTCTTTATAGCGAATTCACACATAATCTTTGTAGAAAAGTCgtttgaattattatattttgttatgaAATTTGTTGCATCCTCTTCATTGtgaaaaatacaaatagcGCTTTTTGTAGAACTGCttttacttttaaaaaaaaaatgttttttacaTTCCTTTTCAAATCGTTCTGTCAGTTCCTTTACATCATTCTCTCGTATATTACGGACAAACACTTTGTGCTTGTCTATGGGgctatcatttttatatttttttgtcattaTGGTATccttttattgtttttgtGATTTGGTTTGTTTGCTTTCTTTTGCGTATATATTAGCATGTACACTTATTAACCAAGCTAGCGAATtgagaataaaaaaataacttaattgttaaaaaattctgACTTGTACatgcaaaaaattttttttaaaaattatatacttatactaattaatactttttttgcCCCCCATCCCTACTATgaaatttgtattattgtTCTGTATAATTCTCTTTGAATTTTACTGTAtctgtaaatatttttaataagaatttgattatatatattttttcaataaaatattggtTTACCAAATAAGTAATAatgcttatatattttgttaaaacattttaaatgaataagCATATGTCATTGTttgataattattatatattaattttttttttttccatatagTTATTTtgaagaatatataaaaaaatgaatattttattttatgagaagtcttaataaaatggcatggaaaaaaaattaatgtaacatatataaagtaaaaattgttatgaATTTCATAATACAAGTATGCATATAGCATCCTATGTATAGGCGATGTCATAAAGGTTGAACATGTTTAGTGCATaagattatatattaaataaatatttttatgaaattttggctatcataaaaaaaaaaaatacaaaattttcCTCAATCCTAAATagtttgttttattatggGAATTACTTATCTCCAgagttttttatttttaaaaaataatgccattttgttttttttctatacaGAAAATCGAAACAAACGCATACATGTATGGCTACCCAATTACATGTTGAGTTTTGTATTTATCTGTTAGTTGGATGAGGAAAAAATTGATACTTTATGTTTATTGTAAAggaataaaagaaataaaattaacaaagAAATCAGATTAACaaagaataaatattttttttgttttttttgcaacTTTTCAacttgaaaaattaaaaaaataatattattttaaatattataaatttggaATGAAAGGATTCCcatcaaaaaatgaaaaatcaaaataacgATGAAAACACAAGTGAAAACAATTATGAAGATAGCAAAAATGTAAGTGGTGACAACAATGGGAGTGGCGAGAGGGATGCAAAGATTTCATCCAAAGAAACAAATAAGCACACTCTGTTAAACAGaacaaaaaagaataaaaacaaaatggaaACTAAAAAACAGGACGAAGAAGGTAGAATAAAAGTAAATGGAAAagataagaaaaaaaaaaaaaaaaaaaaacataatatttatattaatgaagAAATTGATGATAGTGatgatgaatataatttaaatacaatTGGCAATATTGATCTTAAGTATTATGATGACCTCGACATTATAGGTaagataaattattttataatatttaaaacgggaaagaaataaaatatgaaaattttcaaactATTATAATTGCATTTTATTGTTGCTTACTATATGAATAAGTTGAAAATTCTATTGTCTATACATATGCGTAATAGTGGCTATACATATGTCTTTCCCCTTTTATGTACATATGCAGGGTACGATATCGATGgtaagaaaataaagaagacGAACGAAAACATGATCGACGATTTTATAGAATCAAAAACAGATCCAGATGCATggagaaaaattaaagataaGAAAAACAATCGAGTTGTAACACTTACAGATGCAGACTtagaaataataagaaaaataagaGAAAATAGTGTAGCCAAATATTTAGACGaatcaaattatatatatgaaaatgataaagaagaatataaattgCCTGTTAAGTTTAATgtgaagaaaaataataaagtatCAAAAGGTGAGAAAATGAAAGTATTAAAACTAATGAGATATTTAatagataaagaaaaacatCCTGAAAAATATCCAAATAATACAGATAGTAATAAAGAAGATATGATgttatatgatatatggaaaaataaaatttatgatGAATATTCAAATATGAATGAAATAAGTTTGCCAAATATATTACCAGGTCATAAATATAGTTATAATCCTCCACCtgaattaatatatactgAATCGGatgaaagaaatattttaaaaaataataaagatgcATTTATACCtaaaaattgtgaaaagataacaaatatagaatattataaaaaaacatattatgaTTTATATCAAAGATGtttagatatatatttatgttcaAGATCTGTAAAAAGTGTATTAGATATAAAGAAAGAGGATCTATTACCTAAATTACCAACGACGCAATCTTTAAAACCATATCCACAATATCcctttataaaatatgatataaatgataaaatcaaaaatgaagataatggtcataattatatttgtttaaatgaaaatgatcatattttttatgtaattaaaaataataaattatatttattcgatatattaacatcatataatattgatgTAATAGATTTGGAGTACTATTTTAATTCTGTGTTACCAACAGATAGAAAAgttaaaacaaatttaatgataaaaataaataaaacatattctTTACTAGCAATATCATgtgataattttattatactaaTTCAATATGAAAGTTATGTACCTCCAGCTAAATCTAGTACCCAAGATATTGAAAAGGTTTATTACAATGGGAAAAGACAAAAAAGCGGAAACACTTATGACACTAACAAAACTGATGACCATAGTGAATCTTCAAAGGATGCTGACGAATTGGAAAGTGATGAAGAAGATGGTAGTCAAATTTTTGAGAATGAATGGGATGATGAAGATATGAGTGATGATGgaagtgaaaaaaatgatgaatcgggagaaaatgataataatttaaaaaaaaataaatatatagatttaagtaaaaatatgatatattgtaaaactaaagaattaattaattcttttaatcaaaattttaaaaattctgATGAATTTATTTCCTCTTCTGATTTGGATATAAAATGGATTAAGATAGCGCCAAATGATAAGGTTAACTAcgtttaaaaatttatgaataatttttatatactaaataatatattgaaCAAGGTTTATGCCTCTCGAGTTATATATACCATTGTCTTTGTAAcatgataaatatttatattattttatttttttataaatttttactttttttagaaACTGAAATATTGTGTAGCCATAAAGCACGAAGGATCAATCAGACATTTTTCTTGGAATAGAAATGGTATTATTcttttgttcatatattttgttattatatctATCAGCTGGCTTGGTGAACTGGATGTATGAATACGTTTGAATACACAATTGCatgtgatttttttttctttatcttttaGGAAACTATTTGTCAGTGACATGTTTGCGAAAGCTTGGGCAGTATCATCATTGCTACTTGCATCATATTAAATCCATGAGgacaataaaattaataaataaataccaACAAAAAAGAGGTGACATAATTCAATCTATGTTCTTTCCACGCAACCCCTACTTTGTCGCTGCCTTTGAAAATAGCATAATGTAAGAATTGGAAAGCTTGAAAAGTTTGAAAAGTTTGAGAAACAGTGAATTATGAAAGAGATTGGGCAGgcgttttatttattttgttatttgtGTTCGTTTTTTCTGCCCTTTCATATATTCAACTGGTTTAACTATTTTGTACATTACATCTAATTGATTAAAAtggtatgtatatatatgtatgtatattttctttttttatttcagaatatataatttaaagcCTTCCTCAAAGAAAGAGAAAATATTCAAGAAACTGAGAGGAGTTAAAAATGCAACAAGCATAGATATACATACAAATGAAAGTTATATTTTAGTGTCCGATGAAAGAggaaatgtttttatttatgattTAGATTTGGCTAGTAGTCCATATAAAATGTTCCATGCTCAAAACTGtcctttaaaaaaagcGGAATTTCATAAggaatataatttgttttattcattAGGCTCAAATGGTgtgataaatttattttattctaaattttttaatgattaTATAACAGATCCTATTTTAGTGCCAAttaaggaaataaaaaatgaagcgAAGATAGTTGACCTGACTTGGTCAGATAAAAAACCATGGCTATTTGCTCACACAGAGTCAAATTTTTCTGTCTTATACAcatgataattatataccTATTATGtgtatgtttatatttctaCACGATTGCAATtgcttttaatttatttttttcactttggtgttatttattatattattttattttttaattgcaaacattttaaatatttgtaactttattattatcaaaaagtatatatttcgATTTGTTTAAGAAAAGCATAAAATTGTATGACCACCAAAAGGattaatatgtaaaaattttgagAAAAATCCacgttattttttattctatcTTTCTCACAATATTTATTCCTTGTATTCCCTATTTTAATAGTACCagttgtatataaatacgaatgtattttttcacagtataaaatttaaaagaattgATCATGTGTATGCATGGgttttaaatgaaatgcATCTAGCAGGTATCtctatatatctatatatgcataggGATGTATAGAGActgatatattatacttttttaccaattttgtattattatatatatatgtagatAGATagattttattatatttatcgtATGCTTAGCATAGTACCCTATTTGGCTGTTTTCAACCCTTTATACACatacattattaaaaaatatataaattaaaaaaagtgatTGAACAGTTTGGCAGTAATATTTTCGCTTACTAATGGATTTTACAaagtttgaaaatattttttatttgtaaatttcaaagttttaaaatgtatttatattagtaAATAAGTTATTTCATCTATTTTAATGTACTACCAACatatagtttttttatatgcgcaaattttttattcatagtACACACAATTGACAATGATAAGTGTTTTCGAttttctttgtttttttaatattacattatttaaaaaattatatattttactatgctaatattattattatcatcattattattatcacatttttttaacgtAATTTATACTCTCAACCAACggttatatatttcctctgtcgtttattttttttaattaatttccAAATTTAAAGCATatgatttatttacaaataattttattttctttatatattatttatttttttttaaatatccTACTAATAAAAGGAATATACAAATACcgaaataaacaaaatatttaataaatgataaaatatagttataaataaatatacaatataatttatatattatcacattttctacattttctatatatttataatagaAGATAAATTCCGATTTttgtttgaaaaaaatatattatacaattttgtgggaaaaaaaaaaaaataatatacatatttaaataaaaataatataagaaaataacAGTAACaccaaaaatataaaaacaataattaaatgatataaaaattaaagtaaAGAATGATTTTTgatgataaattaaaatttagaaaTGTATGTtctataaacaaaatagctattctatatatataactagCGAAATGAATAtgtcataattttataatttttttttttttctagtgaataatttaattcgtatttttttttttttgtgtattttaaataaataacgtaatataatgaacaataatcaaaatagaaaaaatgaagtaGTTGCAACAATAAACGAGACAAAAGAtgttaatacaaatataggGAATGAAAAGaacaatataaagaatattaGAATGGCAgatggaaatataaaagttgATTCTAATATAACACCAGACAAATATAGAAATGATAATTCAGTGAATATAGTGACAAAAGAAAATGCTGGCAATACTAATTTAACgaacaaaattaaagataataataatggaaatataatCAAATGTGCTGAAAATGTAGAATGtattgaaataaataatagtaaagATATAGAAGAAATTAAGAAAGAtgaagtaaaaaataatgagaaTGCcgatttagaaaataataataatgatgatgatTTGTCAAATGAACGTATATATGGTAGAGGTGATAGTGAAAGTAGTTTAACAATAGAAGAAGATCCAGCTATATCAAGAAGGGCATATAGAAGTTTTCATATAtgttcaatttttattcatttagcattattaataatgatcTTATTATTACTAGTGACATTAATTAATGATCGTTCGATGTGGTTGGCAACacataaagaaaaattattgatTTACATTTGTGGCGTATTACTAAGTTTATTATGTTTACATGCatgtataaatttatatatatcattaatgTTTTTAGCAGATCGGCCAATTTCAcgaaacataaaaattgcTGAATCAAAAATGCAtgttattgttttattatatttctttttatgtttgtatgtatatatatttgaagaTAAGAATTATCCTACACGTCCAATATTCTCTTTtgctatattattatctattatttattattttatgccgttatttttatatattgtattgaggattttattttttattgttatttttacaatattatttatgaaaaagaaaagtcCGACACCAAAAtctgttttaaaaaaattaaagattatcaaatatatagattataaaaaatactgTGATAAAATACGAGCAAATCAAG
It encodes the following:
- a CDS encoding RNA-binding protein 8A, putative produces the protein MEDNYTNTTLNDDEVPAKSVEGWIIIITNIHGEAREDYIKEVFEEFGQIRNLHLNLDRRTGFIKGYAFLEFENFVDAKRAIDEMDGSMLLNQKIHVDWAFVQDKKKN
- a CDS encoding RNA-binding protein, putative produces the protein MTKKYKNDSPIDKHKVFVRNIRENDVKELTERFEKECKKHFFFKSKSSSTKSAICIFHNEEDATNFITKYNNSNDFSTKIMCEFAIKKRHNEKVLTSILYNRKKIKYSNSIKIYTNCDIDNIIILNYLKNIYFMKKNVLLNCENDQSKSLEDKNKINTNNDNHSDEEIEIVASSEKDKKFEDMVINIEKTSNINKSIILKKINNANFKGNKKDESKNYFGYVAEFANYKLASTFYQLINKNEFQNYLKNNNKNGDYENVFFLHELCLLNTGHKMIIIKNLNAKCHTENIQKLFKNIETNPKIHIPKKNDKKQGYAFVTFSNHKNAKKALLLTGTILCGNKINIEKYNKEIKPFNDKTSKDTEDLSNDSVDDYNNYPNEDQESDDEDVDTKSDESSSSIDDNNSDEEVSSLSKKRKLNDSNQKDDKDNNKKKRKMKNNEKRDYKKDAEEGKTIFITNIPTETTNEEIKEYIEKNISKDYTYIKTCRNDYKKISVFVKLTRKIDADNFLKKIGEYNEEDEQISESENVIDQFYNNVNKKKKEKLKKILLNEDSNLKHTDILFFKNNYLMIKRAVPNDIIKDKKKLPTDKKEKKKKNKLRNNIHLINDNYVNNENIPSNVLLRNKKLLDKKTKLLKDSNFVINPCRLYVRNYPLAVEQNIFRRLIAKHFTPIFIKKFSLKRKAAFKKANEVITKMKLMKDNTSNKDLVQDGKVGPTIRNKDSNNVNTMDDGAKKNVICFLDINKHEYAKQIISLLQNKNMYDLINQIFSKKDIPTIKTNKKPKNILYVDYCIENLRMLHIKKMKEEKFKNRLKQTNQNNLSTKKVITKKPKKMSRGLRQREKRRLLKAQNENKNITNTINPTTADQKDNSLKKEKHKKRVTFLDHPNDEEINNTDKKKNKKNKNKKLNVQDSGETKKKVKAVKSIMKKDTSKADNNIESIQKDVLNFLKTTQ
- a CDS encoding ribosome biogenesis protein BOP1, putative → MKNQNNDENTSENNYEDSKNVSGDNNGSGERDAKISSKETNKHTLLNRTKKNKNKMETKKQDEEGRIKVNGKDKKKKKKKKHNIYINEEIDDSDDEYNLNTIGNIDLKYYDDLDIIGYDIDGKKIKKTNENMIDDFIESKTDPDAWRKIKDKKNNRVVTLTDADLEIIRKIRENSVAKYLDESNYIYENDKEEYKLPVKFNVKKNNKVSKGEKMKVLKLMRYLIDKEKHPEKYPNNTDSNKEDMMLYDIWKNKIYDEYSNMNEISLPNILPGHKYSYNPPPELIYTESDERNILKNNKDAFIPKNCEKITNIEYYKKTYYDLYQRCLDIYLCSRSVKSVLDIKKEDLLPKLPTTQSLKPYPQYPFIKYDINDKIKNEDNGHNYICLNENDHIFYVIKNNKLYLFDILTSYNIDVIDLEYYFNSVLPTDRKVKTNLMIKINKTYSLLAISCDNFIILIQYESYVPPAKSSTQDIEKVYYNGKRQKSGNTYDTNKTDDHSESSKDADELESDEEDGSQIFENEWDDEDMSDDGSEKNDESGENDNNLKKNKYIDLSKNMIYCKTKELINSFNQNFKNSDEFISSSDLDIKWIKIAPNDKKLKYCVAIKHEGSIRHFSWNRNGNYLSVTCLRKLGQYHHCYLHHIKSMRTIKLINKYQQKRGDIIQSMFFPRNPYFVAAFENSIIIYNLKPSSKKEKIFKKLRGVKNATSIDIHTNESYILVSDERGNVFIYDLDLASSPYKMFHAQNCPLKKAEFHKEYNLFYSLGSNGVINLFYSKFFNDYITDPILVPIKEIKNEAKIVDLTWSDKKPWLFAHTESNFSVLYT
- a CDS encoding RING zinc finger protein, putative; the encoded protein is MNNNQNRKNEVVATINETKDVNTNIGNEKNNIKNIRMADGNIKVDSNITPDKYRNDNSVNIVTKENAGNTNLTNKIKDNNNGNIIKCAENVECIEINNSKDIEEIKKDEVKNNENADLENNNNDDDLSNERIYGRGDSESSLTIEEDPAISRRAYRSFHICSIFIHLALLIMILLLLVTLINDRSMWLATHKEKLLIYICGVLLSLLCLHACINLYISLMFLADRPISRNIKIAESKMHVIVLLYFFLCLYVYIFEDKNYPTRPIFSFAILLSIIYYFMPLFLYIVLRILFFIVIFTILFMKKKSPTPKSVLKKLKIIKYIDYKKYCDKIRANQAALSESIGNGKMQADGKVASKEDDALKNSEQNISCDKNENNNQDLNTNGKEEKNNNPTKTDKETCNRKVNNMSRQNYYSINIYDKNIKRNNSCKSKNIEDEIIKNLYDKDNGETNNYIKNNSFYINIGDENYVCAICCVEYSDDDHICVLPCNYMHYYHKDCIFTWLKKNNDCPLCRKNIEI